A region from the Canis aureus isolate CA01 chromosome 8, VMU_Caureus_v.1.0, whole genome shotgun sequence genome encodes:
- the TBC1D24 gene encoding TBC1 domain family member 24 isoform X2 yields the protein MDPPGYNCFVDRDKMDAAVQDQGPKELSCTELAELKQLARQGYWAHSYALRGKVYQRLIRDIPCRTVTPDASVYSDIVGKIVGKHSGTSLPLPEFVDNTQVPSYCLNTRGEGAVRKILLCIANQFPDVSFCPALPAVVALLLHYSTDEAQCFENACRILACNDPSRKLVDQSFLAFESSCMTFGDLVNKYCQAAHKLMVAVSEDVLQVYADWQRWLFGELPLSYFARVFDVFLVEGYKVLYRVALAILKFFHKVRAGQPLESDSVKQDIRAFVRDIAKTVSPEKLLEKAFAIRLFSRKEIQLLQMANEKALKQKGITVKQKRQFVHLAVHAENFHSEIVSVKEMRDIWSWVPERFALCQPLLLFSSLQHGYSLTRFYFQCEGHEPTLLLIKTTQKEVCGAYLSTDWSERNKFGGKVGFFGTGECFVFRLQPEVQRYEWVVIKHPELTKPVSLEAVAAPSPPCRPMSSDPADRLSPFLATRHFNLPSKTESMFMAGGNDCLIIGGGGGQALYIDGDLNRGRTGHCDTFNNQPLCSENFLIAAVEAWGFQDPDTQ from the exons ATGGACCCCCCAGGGTACAACTGCTTTGTGGACAGAGACAAGATGGACGCTGCCGTGCAGGACCAGGGCCCCAAGGAGCTGAGCTGTACGGAACTGGCGGAGCTGAAGCAGCTGGCTCGCCAGGGCTACTGGGCCCACAGCTATGCCCTGCGGGGCAAGGTGTACCAGCGCCTGATCCGCGACATCCCCTGCCGAACCGTCACGCCAGATGCCAGCGTGTACAGCGACATCGTGGGCAAGATTGTGGGCAAGCACAGCGGCACCAGCCTGCCCTTGCCCGAGTTCGTGGACAACACGCAGGTGCCCAGCTACTGCCTGAACACCCGGGGCGAGGGTGCCGTGCGGAAGATCCTGCTGTGCATCGCCAACCAGTTCCCCGACGTGTCCTTCTGCCCCGCGCTGCCCGCTGTCGTGGCTCTGCTGCTCCACTACAGCACGGACGAGGCCCAGTGCTTTGAGAACGCCTGCCGCATCCTGGCCTGCAATGATCCCAGCAGGAAGCTTGTAGATCAGAGCTTCCTGGCCTTCGAGTCATCCTGCATGACGTTTGGGGACCTTGTGAACAAGTACTGCCAGGCGGCCCACAAGCTGATGGTGGCCGTGTCCGAGGATGTCCTGCAGGTGTACGCAGACTGGCAGCGCTGGCTGTTTGGGGAGCTGCCCCTCAGCTACTTCGCTCGCGTCTTCGATGTCTTCCTGGTGGAGGGGTACAAGGTGCTGTACCGCGTGGCGCTGGCCATCCTCAAGTTCTTTCACAAGGTCAGAGCTGGGCAGCCGCTCGAGTCGGACAGCGTGAAGCAGGACATTCGTGCCTTCGTCAGGGACATCGCCAAGACCGTGTCTCCGGAGAAGCTGCTGGAGAAGGCATTCGCCATCCGCCTCTTCTCCCGCAAGGAGATCCAGCTCCTGCAGATGGCCAACGAGAAGGCTCTGAAGCAGAAAGGCATCACCGTCAAGCAGAAGAG GCAGTTTGTGCACCTAGCCGTGCACGCAGAGAACTTCCACTCGGAGATTGTCAGTGTGAAGGAGATGAGGGACATCTGGTCGTGGGTCCCCGAACGCTTCGCCCTCTGCCAGCCCCTCCTGCTCTTCTCCTCCCTGCAGCACGGGTACAGCCTCACCAG GTTCTATTTCCAGTGTGAAGGACACGAACCCACCCTCTTGCTCATTAAGACCACGCAAAAGGAG GTGTGTGGGGCTTACCTGTCAACAGACTGGAGTGAGAGAAACAAGTTTGGAGGCAAAGTGGGCTTCTTTGGGACCGGAGAGTGCTTCGTGTTTAGG CTGCAGCCTGAGGTCCAGCGCTATGAGTGGGTGGTCATCAAACACCCGGAGCTGACCAAGCCGGTGTCCTTGGAGGCTGTCGctgccccgtcccctccctgccGCCCCATGTCCTCAGACCCTGCAGATCGCCTCTCACCCTTCCTGGCCACACGTCACTTCAATCTGCCCTCCAAGACTGAGTCCATGTTCATGGCCGGAGGCAACGACTGCCTCATCATAG GTGGAGGCGGTGGCCAGGCACTCTACATCGATGGGGACCTGAACCGGGGCCGCACCGGCCACTGCGACACTTTCAACAACCAGCCCCTCTGCTCTGAGAACTTCCTCATCGCTGCTGTGGAGGCCTGGGGCTTCCAGGACCCTGACACCCAGTGA
- the TBC1D24 gene encoding TBC1 domain family member 24 isoform X1: MDPPGYNCFVDRDKMDAAVQDQGPKELSCTELAELKQLARQGYWAHSYALRGKVYQRLIRDIPCRTVTPDASVYSDIVGKIVGKHSGTSLPLPEFVDNTQVPSYCLNTRGEGAVRKILLCIANQFPDVSFCPALPAVVALLLHYSTDEAQCFENACRILACNDPSRKLVDQSFLAFESSCMTFGDLVNKYCQAAHKLMVAVSEDVLQVYADWQRWLFGELPLSYFARVFDVFLVEGYKVLYRVALAILKFFHKVRAGQPLESDSVKQDIRAFVRDIAKTVSPEKLLEKAFAIRLFSRKEIQLLQMANEKALKQKGITVKQKSVSLSKRQFVHLAVHAENFHSEIVSVKEMRDIWSWVPERFALCQPLLLFSSLQHGYSLTRFYFQCEGHEPTLLLIKTTQKEVCGAYLSTDWSERNKFGGKVGFFGTGECFVFRLQPEVQRYEWVVIKHPELTKPVSLEAVAAPSPPCRPMSSDPADRLSPFLATRHFNLPSKTESMFMAGGNDCLIIGGGGGQALYIDGDLNRGRTGHCDTFNNQPLCSENFLIAAVEAWGFQDPDTQ; encoded by the exons ATGGACCCCCCAGGGTACAACTGCTTTGTGGACAGAGACAAGATGGACGCTGCCGTGCAGGACCAGGGCCCCAAGGAGCTGAGCTGTACGGAACTGGCGGAGCTGAAGCAGCTGGCTCGCCAGGGCTACTGGGCCCACAGCTATGCCCTGCGGGGCAAGGTGTACCAGCGCCTGATCCGCGACATCCCCTGCCGAACCGTCACGCCAGATGCCAGCGTGTACAGCGACATCGTGGGCAAGATTGTGGGCAAGCACAGCGGCACCAGCCTGCCCTTGCCCGAGTTCGTGGACAACACGCAGGTGCCCAGCTACTGCCTGAACACCCGGGGCGAGGGTGCCGTGCGGAAGATCCTGCTGTGCATCGCCAACCAGTTCCCCGACGTGTCCTTCTGCCCCGCGCTGCCCGCTGTCGTGGCTCTGCTGCTCCACTACAGCACGGACGAGGCCCAGTGCTTTGAGAACGCCTGCCGCATCCTGGCCTGCAATGATCCCAGCAGGAAGCTTGTAGATCAGAGCTTCCTGGCCTTCGAGTCATCCTGCATGACGTTTGGGGACCTTGTGAACAAGTACTGCCAGGCGGCCCACAAGCTGATGGTGGCCGTGTCCGAGGATGTCCTGCAGGTGTACGCAGACTGGCAGCGCTGGCTGTTTGGGGAGCTGCCCCTCAGCTACTTCGCTCGCGTCTTCGATGTCTTCCTGGTGGAGGGGTACAAGGTGCTGTACCGCGTGGCGCTGGCCATCCTCAAGTTCTTTCACAAGGTCAGAGCTGGGCAGCCGCTCGAGTCGGACAGCGTGAAGCAGGACATTCGTGCCTTCGTCAGGGACATCGCCAAGACCGTGTCTCCGGAGAAGCTGCTGGAGAAGGCATTCGCCATCCGCCTCTTCTCCCGCAAGGAGATCCAGCTCCTGCAGATGGCCAACGAGAAGGCTCTGAAGCAGAAAGGCATCACCGTCAAGCAGAAGAG TGTTTCACTTTCTAAAAG GCAGTTTGTGCACCTAGCCGTGCACGCAGAGAACTTCCACTCGGAGATTGTCAGTGTGAAGGAGATGAGGGACATCTGGTCGTGGGTCCCCGAACGCTTCGCCCTCTGCCAGCCCCTCCTGCTCTTCTCCTCCCTGCAGCACGGGTACAGCCTCACCAG GTTCTATTTCCAGTGTGAAGGACACGAACCCACCCTCTTGCTCATTAAGACCACGCAAAAGGAG GTGTGTGGGGCTTACCTGTCAACAGACTGGAGTGAGAGAAACAAGTTTGGAGGCAAAGTGGGCTTCTTTGGGACCGGAGAGTGCTTCGTGTTTAGG CTGCAGCCTGAGGTCCAGCGCTATGAGTGGGTGGTCATCAAACACCCGGAGCTGACCAAGCCGGTGTCCTTGGAGGCTGTCGctgccccgtcccctccctgccGCCCCATGTCCTCAGACCCTGCAGATCGCCTCTCACCCTTCCTGGCCACACGTCACTTCAATCTGCCCTCCAAGACTGAGTCCATGTTCATGGCCGGAGGCAACGACTGCCTCATCATAG GTGGAGGCGGTGGCCAGGCACTCTACATCGATGGGGACCTGAACCGGGGCCGCACCGGCCACTGCGACACTTTCAACAACCAGCCCCTCTGCTCTGAGAACTTCCTCATCGCTGCTGTGGAGGCCTGGGGCTTCCAGGACCCTGACACCCAGTGA
- the ATP6V0C gene encoding V-type proton ATPase 16 kDa proteolipid subunit c, whose translation MSEAKNGPEYASFFAVMGASAAMVFSALGAAYGTAKSGTGIAAMSVMRPELIMKSIIPVVMAGIIAIYGLVVAVLIANSLNDGISLYRSFLQLGAGLSVGLSGLAAGFAIGIVGDAGVRGTAQQPRLFVGMILILIFAEVLGLYGLIVALILSTK comes from the exons ATGTCCGAGGCCAAGAACGGCCCCGAGTACGCCTCCTTTTTCGCAGTCATGGGCGCCTCGGCCGCCATGGTCTTCAGCG CCCTAGGTGCCGCCTATGGTACAGCCAAGAGTGGCACCGGCATTGCAGCCATGTCTGTCATGCGGCCAGAACTGATCATGAAATCCATCATCCCAGTGGTCATGGCTGGTATTATTGCCATCTATGGGTTGGTGGTGGCAGTCCTCATCGCTAATTCCCTGAATGATGGCATCAGCCTCTACAG GAGTTTCCTCCAACTGGGTGCTGGCCTGAGTGTGGGCCTGAGCGGGCTGGCGGCTGGCTTTGCCATTGGCATCGTGGGGGACGCTGGTGTGCGTGGCACCGCCCAGCAGCCTCGGCTATTCGTGGGCATGATCCTGATCCTCATTTTCGCCGAGGTGCTCGGCCTCTACGGTCTCATTGTTGCCCTCATCCTGTCCACAAAGTAG